A DNA window from Fodinibius sp. Rm-B-1B1-1 contains the following coding sequences:
- a CDS encoding peptide MFS transporter, which translates to MANEQTGATEADSAKKNDFFGHPRGLSTLFFTEFWERFSYYGMRALLVLFMAAAVTGDNPGLGFSDGRATAIYGLYTFFVYVLALPGGWVADKLWGQKKSVFVGGCIIALGHFTMAGPLMGFPDEISFYLGLVFIVIGTGLLKPNVSSMVGELYPEGGARRDAGFSIFYMGINFGAILGPTLCGILGEGYNWHWGFSLAGFGMLLGLISYKIGEKNLGDAGKLKVDDSDSVLSKRSRNFWITTAVSTTIIVLFSILMNTGVIGISLQQLAQTLGTSVALIAVIFFAYLINDSKWIGAVLLLAGAGYYIASFNWGYTLFSYQIGIGITVIAFLIINTVRMFMPSLKISLEKKRLFVIFWLFILAALFWSGFEQAGSSLNLFAERETDRTFGPYGLISQVGAFLPALILALPLGYLSWSIFKRDNLWWVGKAGVAGLSLLVVGFAYYVSTQLTTTWEMPASMLQNINPLFIVILAPVFGWFWTWLAARNANPSIPVKFGLGLLGLSAGFFVISWGAANATGPNSVAPAWLIVTYFLHTCGELCLSPVGLSSMTKLAPERLVSQMMGVWFVAAALGNLFAGLMAGQLETLAPSGLFWSVALLVGGGGIIALLAAPPVKRLMGDVE; encoded by the coding sequence ATGGCAAATGAACAAACAGGGGCAACAGAGGCCGATAGCGCTAAGAAAAATGATTTTTTTGGCCATCCTCGAGGTTTATCAACATTATTTTTTACTGAATTTTGGGAGCGCTTCAGTTATTATGGTATGCGCGCTCTTCTTGTATTATTTATGGCAGCGGCCGTAACAGGTGACAATCCCGGTCTTGGATTCAGCGATGGACGTGCCACAGCTATATATGGACTTTATACATTCTTTGTATATGTCTTAGCTTTACCCGGCGGTTGGGTAGCCGACAAACTATGGGGCCAAAAGAAAAGTGTTTTTGTTGGCGGTTGTATTATTGCGTTAGGGCACTTTACAATGGCTGGTCCCCTCATGGGATTTCCCGATGAAATCTCCTTTTACTTGGGACTTGTTTTCATTGTAATAGGAACCGGACTTTTAAAACCCAATGTAAGCTCTATGGTTGGTGAGCTTTATCCAGAGGGTGGAGCCCGTCGTGATGCCGGGTTTTCCATTTTTTACATGGGCATTAACTTCGGTGCCATTTTAGGCCCAACACTTTGCGGAATTCTTGGTGAAGGATATAATTGGCATTGGGGATTTTCACTGGCCGGATTCGGTATGCTTCTTGGACTTATTTCCTATAAAATTGGTGAAAAAAATCTTGGCGATGCCGGAAAGCTAAAGGTAGATGATAGTGATTCAGTACTTTCGAAACGCAGCCGAAACTTTTGGATAACCACTGCAGTTAGTACGACAATCATTGTTCTGTTTAGTATTCTGATGAATACTGGAGTTATTGGGATTTCATTGCAACAACTTGCTCAAACATTAGGTACCAGCGTAGCTTTAATTGCAGTGATCTTTTTCGCCTATTTGATTAATGACTCAAAATGGATTGGAGCTGTATTACTGTTAGCTGGTGCTGGATATTATATAGCCTCGTTTAATTGGGGATATACCTTGTTTTCATACCAAATAGGAATTGGCATTACCGTAATAGCATTTTTAATCATTAACACGGTAAGGATGTTCATGCCAAGCCTAAAAATTTCTTTAGAAAAGAAAAGGCTTTTTGTCATCTTTTGGCTTTTTATTTTGGCAGCCCTTTTCTGGAGCGGCTTCGAGCAGGCCGGCTCTTCTCTCAATTTATTTGCAGAACGAGAAACCGATCGTACTTTCGGCCCCTATGGATTGATTAGCCAAGTTGGTGCATTTCTTCCTGCCTTAATCCTGGCACTCCCCCTTGGTTATTTGAGCTGGAGTATTTTTAAGCGTGATAACCTTTGGTGGGTCGGTAAAGCAGGAGTGGCTGGTCTCTCTTTGCTGGTGGTTGGCTTCGCCTATTACGTTTCTACCCAATTAACCACCACGTGGGAAATGCCGGCAAGTATGCTTCAAAACATTAATCCGCTCTTTATTGTAATATTGGCACCTGTATTTGGCTGGTTTTGGACATGGTTAGCAGCTCGTAATGCAAACCCTTCGATTCCTGTTAAGTTCGGATTAGGACTTCTGGGATTATCGGCAGGCTTTTTTGTGATTTCTTGGGGAGCCGCTAATGCTACAGGCCCCAACTCTGTTGCTCCAGCTTGGCTCATCGTTACTTACTTCCTCCATACATGCGGTGAACTTTGTCTGTCTCCTGTTGGACTTTCTTCCATGACGAAGCTTGCCCCAGAACGTCTTGTCAGTCAGATGATGGGCGTATGGTTTGTAGCTGCTGCACTTGGTAATTTATTTGCCGGGCTCATGGCGGGTCAACTTGAAACACTTGCTCCATCCGGCTTATTCTGGAGTGTAGCCCTATTGGTTGGTGGTGGTGGAATTATAGCTCTGCTTGCAGCACCGCCAGTTAAACGCTTGATGGGAGATGTAGAGTAA
- a CDS encoding amidohydrolase family protein: MKIIIRLFIVLLLMGSSISCTSQSPADIVVHNANIIDVETGDIAEGQTIEIRGDSIAGIYSDGQDVAASDTINASGKYVLPGLWDMHVHFRGGDTLIAENKDLLDLFIANGVTTVRDAGGDITPAVLEWKQQIENGTLLGPNIFTSGPKLDGADPSWAGSIELTSVDQVPAAFDSLESLNVDYVKLYDSTIPAEVYLAAIKEAEKRGLSVTGHMPFTVDFNDAVEAGLDATEHMYYVLKGSSSQETQITESVREGEYGFWSALSEVVETYDEETAQKTYVQMAKSGTGVVPTLHIGKVLANLHDEDHSDDQYLNYIGDGIQKTYQGRLQAAQNQSKAATERRQNLREQFVNMIPDIHQAGVPIYAGSDSGPYNSFVYPGKSLHNELQELVAAGLSPLQALQSSVINGPEFFDVADQFGKVKQGYAADLLLLNSNPLKNIKNTEDIYSVILQGELVELSH; the protein is encoded by the coding sequence ATGAAAATCATAATTCGGTTGTTTATTGTTCTTTTGCTAATGGGGAGTTCAATATCGTGTACTTCTCAATCACCTGCTGATATTGTTGTTCACAATGCGAATATCATTGATGTGGAAACCGGTGATATAGCTGAAGGACAAACGATTGAAATTCGTGGTGACAGTATTGCCGGGATTTATAGTGACGGACAAGATGTTGCTGCAAGCGATACGATTAATGCCTCGGGGAAATATGTGCTCCCAGGCCTGTGGGATATGCATGTGCATTTTCGGGGTGGTGATACCTTAATTGCAGAAAATAAAGACTTGCTTGATCTCTTTATTGCCAATGGGGTAACAACCGTTCGGGATGCCGGGGGAGATATTACTCCTGCGGTTCTGGAGTGGAAGCAACAAATTGAAAATGGGACGCTTTTGGGACCTAATATCTTTACTTCCGGTCCCAAGCTCGATGGTGCTGATCCTTCATGGGCGGGTTCAATTGAGCTAACCTCTGTAGATCAAGTGCCAGCTGCCTTTGATTCACTCGAGTCACTTAATGTCGATTATGTGAAACTATACGACAGTACAATTCCAGCAGAGGTATATTTGGCAGCAATTAAAGAAGCCGAAAAACGTGGATTGTCGGTTACGGGACACATGCCATTTACGGTAGATTTTAATGATGCCGTGGAAGCCGGGCTTGATGCCACTGAACATATGTATTATGTGCTCAAAGGTTCTTCCTCTCAAGAAACTCAAATAACCGAATCGGTGAGAGAGGGAGAGTATGGATTTTGGTCAGCATTATCGGAAGTGGTTGAAACGTATGATGAAGAAACTGCTCAGAAAACGTATGTCCAAATGGCTAAATCGGGAACGGGCGTAGTGCCAACCTTACATATCGGCAAAGTTTTGGCAAATCTCCATGATGAGGATCATAGTGATGATCAATATCTTAATTATATTGGCGATGGCATTCAGAAAACATACCAAGGGCGATTGCAGGCTGCTCAAAATCAAAGTAAAGCCGCCACGGAGCGTCGACAAAATCTTAGAGAGCAGTTCGTAAATATGATTCCTGATATTCACCAAGCAGGAGTGCCTATTTATGCCGGCTCAGATAGCGGTCCCTACAATTCTTTTGTCTATCCGGGTAAATCGTTGCATAACGAACTCCAAGAGTTGGTAGCAGCCGGATTAAGTCCACTGCAGGCACTGCAAAGCTCGGTGATTAATGGTCCGGAATTTTTCGATGTAGCAGATCAATTTGGGAAAGTTAAACAGGGCTATGCGGCCGACTTGCTCTTGCTTAACAGCAATCCGCTTAAAAACATTAAGAATACCGAGGATATTTATTCGGTTATTTTACAAGGAGAACTTGTAGAGCTATCTCACTAA
- the mnmE gene encoding tRNA uridine-5-carboxymethylaminomethyl(34) synthesis GTPase MnmE produces the protein MTKKETTSHKQQKEITQKKPIAAIATPVGEGGIAVIRVSGKDAIDKVNEAFRGKDLTKQDSHTVHFGKIIDQDGNIVDEVLATLFHSPKSYTGEETVEISCHGGVLVTQAVLEAMLDLGVQSAEPGEFTQRAFLNGKMELSQAEAVADLIHAKSKKALDSAHQQLEGRLGEHIKQFRQQIIDATAMVELELDFVEEDVEFADKEELERLLKELDEEIDDLLATYETGRLVKHGVRTVFIGLPNAGKSTLLNTLVGKDRAIVTDIAGTTRDTIDVDWSYDGLRFKLTDTAGLRETEDVIEAEGVKRSQEAFEKADLAVYLKDLSRELTPEEREDIANFQKSAGDTPFVLIGTKNDIAIDVDEERMDYDLKISALEGEKIDALKKLMKQRALENKEYNSSSILVTSSRHRDALKKAQENVRSAIRALDQGMTGDFLSIDLRSALKDLGTITGEITTEDILDSIFSRFCIGK, from the coding sequence ATGACAAAGAAAGAAACCACATCCCATAAACAGCAAAAAGAAATCACACAAAAAAAACCCATTGCAGCTATTGCCACTCCGGTAGGCGAAGGGGGCATTGCCGTTATTCGCGTATCGGGTAAAGATGCCATTGACAAAGTAAACGAAGCTTTTCGAGGAAAAGATCTCACCAAACAAGACTCCCATACCGTGCACTTTGGAAAAATTATCGATCAGGATGGTAACATCGTTGATGAAGTGCTGGCAACGCTGTTTCATTCTCCAAAATCGTATACCGGCGAAGAGACGGTGGAAATTTCTTGTCATGGGGGCGTGCTCGTAACCCAAGCGGTACTTGAAGCGATGCTGGATTTAGGCGTTCAGTCAGCAGAACCCGGTGAATTTACCCAGCGCGCATTCCTGAATGGAAAAATGGAACTGAGTCAGGCCGAGGCCGTTGCTGATCTCATCCACGCCAAAAGTAAGAAAGCACTGGATTCGGCCCACCAACAACTTGAAGGACGACTTGGCGAACATATCAAACAGTTTCGACAACAGATTATTGATGCCACCGCCATGGTGGAACTGGAACTTGATTTTGTGGAAGAAGATGTGGAATTCGCCGACAAAGAAGAACTGGAGCGACTGCTGAAAGAACTCGATGAGGAGATTGACGATCTGCTTGCCACCTACGAAACCGGTAGACTGGTCAAACACGGTGTGCGCACGGTTTTTATTGGACTACCCAATGCGGGAAAATCCACGTTGTTGAATACCTTGGTTGGAAAAGATCGCGCTATTGTTACCGACATTGCGGGCACAACCCGCGACACTATTGACGTGGACTGGAGCTACGACGGGCTGCGATTTAAACTCACTGATACCGCCGGACTCCGTGAAACCGAAGATGTCATCGAGGCCGAAGGGGTAAAACGATCGCAGGAAGCATTTGAAAAAGCTGATTTGGCAGTTTACCTGAAAGATCTTTCGCGTGAGCTCACTCCGGAGGAGCGCGAAGATATTGCCAACTTTCAAAAAAGTGCGGGTGATACTCCCTTTGTTCTGATTGGCACTAAAAATGACATCGCTATAGATGTTGACGAAGAGCGCATGGATTATGATCTAAAAATATCAGCGCTGGAGGGCGAAAAAATTGATGCGCTCAAAAAGCTGATGAAACAACGAGCGCTGGAAAACAAGGAATATAACTCCTCCAGCATTCTGGTTACCTCCAGCCGTCATCGCGATGCCTTAAAAAAAGCACAAGAAAATGTCCGAAGTGCTATTCGCGCACTTGACCAGGGAATGACCGGCGATTTTTTATCCATCGACTTGCGTTCGGCCCTTAAGGACCTGGGAACCATCACTGGAGAAATTACAACCGAAGATATCTTGGATTCCATCTTCTCACGTTTTTGTATTGGTAAATAA
- the secG gene encoding preprotein translocase subunit SecG, with protein sequence MLYTIILSLITIICILLVIVILLQPGQGQGISGGLAGGQAGGQGLGARRTADLLSKSTTVLGAALLVLSVLANFAIDRGGSAESAVQQSGVDTEQTDGMDASQSPSAVPELPQNQGGNNGGSDDGGSGDGN encoded by the coding sequence ATGCTTTATACAATTATACTATCGCTAATTACTATTATCTGCATCCTTTTGGTAATTGTAATTCTATTGCAGCCGGGGCAAGGACAAGGAATATCCGGTGGTTTGGCAGGAGGTCAGGCAGGCGGACAGGGCCTTGGTGCTCGCCGTACAGCTGATCTCTTATCGAAATCAACAACGGTACTTGGGGCCGCTCTTCTGGTGCTTTCTGTGCTGGCTAATTTTGCTATTGACCGTGGAGGGTCTGCTGAAAGTGCTGTTCAACAAAGTGGAGTTGACACTGAACAAACTGATGGCATGGACGCATCGCAAAGTCCATCTGCTGTACCAGAATTACCCCAAAACCAAGGTGGCAATAATGGTGGAAGTGATGACGGAGGTTCGGGAGATGGTAACTAA
- a CDS encoding LLM class flavin-dependent oxidoreductase, which yields MSNNSLSDINYSLLDLAVITEGDSVVDAISKSRDLAQYVEELGYTRFWMAEHHNMENIASSATSVLLGHMAEATDNLRIGSGGVMLPNHSPLVIAEQFGTLATIYGDRIDLGLGRAPGTDQTTAQAIRPDRMRQVQQFPKNVQKLQQYLSAENSSASVRAIPGEGTEIPIWILGSSTDSAHLAAALGLPYVFASHFSPQQLHAALQVYREKFEPSDQLDKPYVMPCINVIIANTDEQAEYLSTSLKQMFMAVVTGERNPMPPPVDDINTVWNLRTKMTVQQMLKYTFVGSKETVEKQLSDFIEKTEADEIMTATYIYDHDQRLKSHKLFSEIMRNQ from the coding sequence ATGAGTAACAATTCCCTTTCTGACATCAACTATTCCCTATTAGACTTAGCCGTTATTACTGAAGGTGATTCGGTCGTCGATGCCATTAGTAAAAGCCGCGATTTAGCCCAATATGTTGAAGAGTTGGGTTATACACGCTTTTGGATGGCCGAACATCACAACATGGAAAACATTGCCAGCTCGGCAACATCTGTACTCCTTGGACATATGGCTGAAGCTACCGACAATCTTCGCATTGGATCAGGTGGCGTGATGTTGCCGAACCACTCTCCCCTCGTGATTGCCGAGCAATTCGGGACCTTGGCCACTATTTATGGTGATCGCATTGATCTGGGATTGGGCCGCGCACCCGGCACAGACCAAACCACTGCCCAGGCTATTCGTCCCGATCGTATGCGACAAGTTCAACAGTTTCCCAAAAATGTACAAAAGCTGCAGCAATACCTCTCTGCTGAAAATAGCTCAGCGAGTGTCCGCGCCATCCCCGGCGAAGGTACAGAAATCCCTATTTGGATTTTAGGTTCCAGTACCGACAGTGCCCACTTGGCCGCTGCGCTGGGATTACCGTACGTCTTTGCCAGTCACTTTTCACCCCAGCAGCTACACGCAGCCCTGCAAGTCTACCGCGAAAAGTTTGAACCTTCTGACCAACTCGATAAACCATACGTCATGCCCTGCATAAATGTAATCATAGCCAATACTGATGAACAGGCCGAGTATCTGTCCACATCCTTAAAACAGATGTTTATGGCCGTGGTAACGGGCGAACGAAACCCAATGCCCCCACCCGTGGATGACATCAATACTGTTTGGAATCTGCGCACCAAGATGACCGTCCAACAAATGCTTAAATATACTTTTGTGGGGAGTAAAGAAACGGTAGAAAAGCAGCTCTCCGATTTTATAGAAAAAACCGAGGCCGATGAAATTATGACGGCTACGTATATCTATGATCACGATCAGCGGCTTAAATCGCACAAACTCTTTTCCGAAATCATGCGTAACCAATAA
- a CDS encoding MFS transporter yields the protein MSKAQQGTVRYWRIQWGIILTGLSVFAQLYFFQPLLPALGRVFSISPAMSSLAISGGTAGMATGLFVFAFWADRWPRKQLMTACMFGTALLTMISAGAPNFAVLVVLNFVKGMVISGISAVALAYLAEEIDGNVLGFIISIYMSGNILGGMSGRVSAGFLNGWLGWRYATLVIGIIGAVFAVVFLWVLPKSQYFQSQKIQMGYKFRQMALFLRQPMLLAMFVVAALLMGVFVSTYNYLNFRLEAPPFSLPHYLIALVYVMYTVGIWGSIAAGRWSDLYESTTVLKTLILAISAGLLMLLSTHLWIFVVGLGVVTFGFFGAHTIASRIVSELVDSGKSTATSLYWLFYYVGSSIIGTGSGIFLSAWGWAGFIIGLLLLGLIGLLILVIVSRRHP from the coding sequence ATCAGTAAAGCACAACAGGGCACGGTGCGGTACTGGCGAATACAGTGGGGAATTATCCTAACCGGTCTCTCCGTATTCGCACAGCTGTATTTTTTTCAACCCTTATTACCTGCCTTGGGACGAGTATTTTCCATTTCGCCTGCCATGAGTAGCTTAGCGATTTCCGGTGGTACCGCAGGAATGGCAACGGGATTGTTTGTTTTTGCATTTTGGGCAGACCGTTGGCCGCGCAAGCAATTAATGACCGCCTGTATGTTTGGGACTGCTCTATTGACAATGATATCAGCAGGGGCTCCTAACTTTGCGGTGCTTGTGGTCCTCAACTTTGTTAAGGGGATGGTTATTTCTGGGATCTCAGCAGTGGCGTTGGCGTATTTAGCAGAAGAGATAGATGGCAACGTTTTAGGTTTTATCATCAGTATATATATGAGTGGAAATATTCTTGGTGGTATGTCGGGACGGGTGAGTGCTGGGTTTCTCAACGGCTGGCTGGGCTGGCGTTATGCGACGCTCGTAATTGGGATTATTGGTGCAGTGTTTGCAGTTGTCTTTTTGTGGGTGTTACCTAAATCACAATATTTCCAGTCACAGAAGATACAGATGGGTTATAAGTTTCGACAAATGGCATTGTTTCTACGTCAGCCTATGCTGCTTGCCATGTTTGTGGTTGCGGCGCTACTAATGGGTGTATTTGTTAGCACTTACAATTATCTGAATTTTCGATTAGAAGCTCCCCCTTTTTCACTGCCGCACTACCTTATTGCACTGGTTTATGTGATGTACACGGTAGGCATTTGGGGTTCCATAGCGGCCGGACGATGGTCTGACTTATATGAATCTACTACTGTTTTAAAAACCTTAATCCTGGCTATTTCGGCCGGGTTGTTGATGCTTTTATCAACTCATCTATGGATATTTGTTGTGGGACTTGGCGTAGTTACATTTGGATTTTTCGGTGCCCACACGATAGCCAGTCGTATTGTATCAGAGTTGGTGGACAGTGGAAAAAGTACAGCAACCAGTTTGTACTGGCTTTTTTATTATGTGGGTTCGAGTATTATCGGTACTGGCTCTGGAATATTTTTATCGGCTTGGGGATGGGCCGGCTTTATTATTGGATTACTGCTTTTGGGATTAATAGGACTCTTAATCTTGGTCATTGTTAGTAGAAGACATCCTTAA
- a CDS encoding short chain dehydrogenase, whose translation MKILLIGGTGTIGSVIAERLQNDDDLITVGHSSGDLQTDITDPDAITSLFEEVANIDAVIVTTGSAPMKPLNELSNNDFLEGVKSKMMGQINVALTALDYLNEGGSITLTTGILSHDPIPQGTVLSTVNNAVNGFVIGSYGEFIQHGIRINAVSPALVEDSAEALGDYFPGHTPAKMEHVANGYIKSLKTCITGQIIDID comes from the coding sequence ATGAAAATTTTGCTTATTGGTGGAACCGGCACCATCGGGTCGGTTATCGCTGAACGACTACAAAACGATGATGACCTTATCACAGTGGGGCATTCGTCCGGCGATTTACAAACTGACATTACTGATCCCGATGCTATAACATCATTATTTGAAGAAGTGGCCAACATTGATGCCGTCATAGTTACTACCGGATCGGCGCCCATGAAACCTCTTAATGAATTAAGTAATAACGATTTTCTGGAAGGAGTGAAAAGCAAGATGATGGGACAGATTAATGTAGCCCTTACTGCACTTGATTATCTCAATGAAGGCGGCAGTATCACGCTTACCACCGGTATTCTTTCACATGATCCCATTCCACAGGGAACAGTACTAAGTACCGTCAACAATGCGGTAAATGGATTTGTGATTGGATCGTACGGTGAATTTATACAGCACGGTATCCGCATCAACGCAGTGAGTCCGGCGCTGGTTGAAGACTCCGCCGAAGCCTTGGGTGACTACTTTCCCGGACATACCCCCGCAAAAATGGAGCACGTAGCCAACGGATATATCAAAAGCCTTAAAACATGTATTACCGGACAAATTATCGATATTGATTAA
- the hutU gene encoding urocanate hydratase, with the protein MSTDKGVVKNIKAPTGTDLQCKGWHQEAALRMLMNNLDPDVAEKPDELIVYGGGGKAARNWESYHKIVETLKRLENDETMLVQSGKPVGVFRTHEEAPRVLIANAHLVPNWANWDEFRRLDKMGLTMYGQMTAGSWIYIGTQGILQGTYETFAECARQKFNGTLQGQLVVTAGLGGMGGAQPLAATMNGASFIGIEVDEHRIDRRVETGYCDIKCTNLDEALEKALDAKEKGEALSIGLLGNVAEVLPKMLDKEVIPDVLTDQTSAHDLQLGYIPAGMSLEEAAEERELNPEMYQEAVLDSMVTHVETMLEMQQKGAITFDYGNNIRGQVADHRGMDEAFNFPGFVPAFIRPLFCRGSGPFRWAALSGNPEDIYTTDQAVLDTFPEKESLNRWIRKAQDQVQFQGLPSRICWLEYGERAEMGAKFNWLVKKGKVDAPLVIGRDHLDTGSVASPNRETEGMKDGSDAIADWPLLNAMLNTASGASWVSLHHGGGVGIGYSIHAGMVCVADGTEMADERLERVLTNDPGSGVMRHADAGYDEAIKTARERGVDLPMVD; encoded by the coding sequence ATGAGTACAGATAAAGGAGTCGTAAAAAATATCAAGGCACCAACGGGAACGGATTTGCAGTGCAAAGGCTGGCACCAAGAGGCGGCCTTGCGTATGCTGATGAATAATCTTGATCCTGATGTGGCAGAAAAGCCCGATGAGCTAATCGTTTATGGCGGGGGCGGTAAAGCTGCACGAAATTGGGAGTCGTATCACAAAATTGTGGAAACACTAAAGCGTCTCGAAAATGATGAAACCATGCTGGTACAAAGTGGCAAGCCGGTAGGGGTGTTTCGTACCCATGAAGAAGCCCCACGCGTGCTCATAGCCAATGCACACCTGGTGCCTAACTGGGCTAACTGGGATGAGTTCCGCCGCCTTGACAAAATGGGACTTACCATGTATGGACAGATGACTGCTGGTTCATGGATTTATATTGGCACGCAGGGCATTTTGCAGGGCACCTACGAAACTTTTGCCGAATGTGCCCGACAGAAATTTAACGGTACTTTACAGGGGCAGTTGGTTGTTACAGCCGGACTCGGAGGCATGGGCGGCGCGCAACCGCTGGCTGCTACCATGAATGGTGCCTCATTTATTGGTATCGAAGTGGATGAACACCGTATCGACCGGCGCGTGGAAACCGGTTATTGTGATATTAAGTGCACGAATTTGGATGAAGCGCTCGAGAAGGCATTGGACGCCAAAGAAAAGGGAGAAGCACTTTCCATTGGGCTGCTTGGAAATGTGGCAGAAGTGTTGCCCAAGATGTTGGATAAAGAGGTGATTCCCGATGTATTGACGGATCAAACCTCTGCCCATGATCTCCAACTGGGATATATTCCTGCTGGAATGTCGTTGGAAGAAGCGGCCGAAGAGCGAGAGCTGAACCCCGAAATGTATCAGGAAGCGGTGCTTGATTCAATGGTGACACACGTTGAAACGATGCTGGAGATGCAACAGAAAGGAGCAATTACCTTTGATTATGGAAATAACATTCGTGGACAAGTAGCTGATCACCGGGGCATGGATGAAGCGTTTAACTTTCCGGGATTTGTACCGGCTTTTATACGTCCACTTTTCTGTCGTGGTTCGGGACCTTTCCGATGGGCAGCGCTATCCGGGAATCCCGAAGATATTTATACAACAGACCAAGCGGTACTTGATACATTTCCTGAAAAGGAATCACTCAATCGCTGGATTCGCAAGGCGCAGGATCAGGTGCAATTTCAAGGGTTGCCGTCACGTATCTGCTGGTTGGAATACGGCGAACGCGCCGAGATGGGGGCCAAGTTTAACTGGCTCGTCAAGAAAGGAAAGGTGGATGCTCCGCTGGTTATTGGACGTGATCACCTGGATACAGGCTCGGTGGCATCTCCAAACCGTGAGACCGAAGGCATGAAAGATGGTTCTGATGCCATAGCCGACTGGCCACTCCTCAATGCGATGCTGAATACAGCAAGTGGAGCCAGTTGGGTTTCGCTGCATCATGGCGGGGGCGTTGGAATCGGTTACTCTATTCATGCGGGAATGGTCTGCGTGGCCGATGGCACTGAGATGGCCGATGAGCGATTGGAGCGTGTATTGACCAATGATCCCGGAAGTGGGGTTATGCGTCACGCTGATGCCGGTTACGACGAAGCCATCAAAACGGCCAGGGAGCGTGGAGTGGATCTGCCAATGGTGGATTAA
- a CDS encoding mechanosensitive ion channel family protein → MPNFPARVQEFIQNSPGFTYQVTLSIIAIFLIWLVRLIAIRIINRKLPEDEAQYKWRKNLTYIAVFLGFLIVGRIWFEGLQSIATFLGLLSAGLAIALRGPVTDFAGWIFLLWRKPFDVGDRIQIADTKGDVIDIRVFKFTVLEIGNWVHADQSTGRVVHIPNHKVFDDSLANYTSDFEFIWNELEVLVTFESDWKKAKTILQEIADKHLEDYVTEAQNQVRRAKKSYLIHYRYLTPTVYTDVRDSGICLTIRHLSNPRRRRSLGQSIWEDILDRFGEHDNINLAYPTMRIYKEGES, encoded by the coding sequence GTGCCAAACTTTCCAGCAAGAGTACAAGAGTTCATTCAGAATTCACCAGGCTTCACCTATCAGGTTACCCTGTCAATCATTGCCATCTTCCTAATATGGCTTGTTCGACTTATTGCCATTCGAATTATCAACCGAAAACTGCCCGAGGATGAAGCCCAGTATAAGTGGCGAAAAAACCTTACCTACATTGCGGTATTTCTTGGCTTCTTGATAGTCGGACGCATCTGGTTCGAAGGATTACAATCCATTGCTACCTTTTTGGGATTACTTTCGGCCGGTTTGGCTATTGCCCTGCGCGGTCCTGTCACCGATTTTGCCGGCTGGATTTTCTTACTTTGGCGTAAACCGTTTGATGTAGGAGATCGTATCCAAATTGCAGATACCAAGGGCGATGTTATTGATATACGGGTTTTCAAGTTTACTGTATTAGAAATTGGCAACTGGGTACATGCCGACCAAAGCACGGGACGGGTGGTTCACATCCCCAACCATAAAGTTTTTGACGACTCACTGGCCAACTATACCAGCGACTTTGAGTTCATTTGGAATGAACTGGAAGTGCTCGTCACCTTTGAAAGTGATTGGAAAAAAGCCAAAACCATATTACAAGAAATTGCTGACAAGCATTTAGAAGACTATGTGACCGAAGCACAGAACCAGGTCCGACGCGCCAAAAAATCGTACCTTATTCACTACCGCTATCTCACCCCTACAGTTTATACAGATGTACGTGACAGTGGAATCTGTTTAACCATTCGTCACCTTTCCAATCCGCGCAGACGACGTAGCCTGGGCCAGTCGATCTGGGAGGACATCTTAGATCGCTTTGGTGAACATGATAACATCAATCTGGCATATCCTACTATGCGTATCTATAAAGAAGGAGAGTCCTAA